Proteins encoded within one genomic window of Brachionichthys hirsutus isolate HB-005 unplaced genomic scaffold, CSIRO-AGI_Bhir_v1 contig_261, whole genome shotgun sequence:
- the LOC137914014 gene encoding microtubule-associated serine/threonine-protein kinase 3-like: MFDIGEHLTVPDEFSERERRSDNSAGPPSSPKSSLSLSSNPSSRDSSPSRDLSVSIGCLRPPVVIHSSGKRFGFTLRAIRVYMGDSDVYTVHHMVWCVEDGSPAHEAGLRAGDLITHVNGESVQGLVHTEVVELLLKSCNRVTLQTTALENTSIKVGPARKISYKAKMARRSKKSRRRDGQDSRRRGILKKLSKHTPPPMQSSRSFSSGFHQSSSDSLSGSPTQSLSPGPCTPCRSPAPDHSGDSSSSPCSSSPNSPVPQARPSSLHVLGRYTKAGRCKSTSSIPPSPLACIPPPQPLSPQCSPSCLPSTPKSLQGFHGKTLSPPTVARHSVRPRSAETPRSPLLKRVQSAEKLTGGEKTTVGLHGDRKAYGTRRHTMEVPLSEGGVLGDGEGDTLTGFICVGEHGRQGLYRGGQRSHQDAVGAGSEHPRSTAPPQHRGGSHLSPHHKEVVVMRKLALSERRDSFKKQEAVQETSFDDTEEREAAHGPTDASKASRVNAGSAQSECSVDLEGRGSRGMAQQKAQSKDKATF, encoded by the exons ATAATTCTGCAGGACCTCCTTCTAGCCCCAAATcgtccctgtccctgtcatcCAATCCTTCGTCCAGAGATTCGTCCCCCAGCCGGGATCTGTCCGTCAGCATCGGCTGCCTCCGGCCCCCGGTGGTCATCCACAGCTCTGGGAAGAGGTTTGGCTTCACGCTGCGAGCTATCAGAGTCTACATGGGGGACAGCGACGTCTACACTGTTCACCACATGGTCTGG tgtgttgagGATGGCAGTCCAGCACATGAGGCAGGACTGAGGGCCGGTGACCTCATCACGCACGTCAACGGGGAGTCTGTCCAGGGACTCGTCCACACTGAGGTTGTGGAGCTCTTGCTCAAG AGCTGCAACAGAGTGACCCTGCAGACCACCGCGCTGGAGAACACGTCCATCAAGGTGGGTCCAGCCAGGAAGATCAGCTACAAGGCCAAGATGGCCCGACGCAGCAAGAAGAGCAGGCGGAGGGACGGCCAGGACAG CCGGCGGCGCGGCATCTTGAAGAAGCTGTCCaagcacacgcccccccccatgcagagcAGCCGCAGCTTCTCATCAGGGTTCCACCAGTCGTCCAGTGACAGCCTGTCCGGATCCCCGACCCAAAGCCTCTCGCCTGGGCCGTGCACGCCTTGTCGCTCCCCCGCTCCTGACCACTCTGGCG ATTCCAGTTCTTCTCCTTGCTCCAGCTCCCCTAACTCGCCTGTACCACAGGCCCGTCCCAGTTCCCTTCATGTTTTGGGTCGTTACACTAAAGCTGGACGCTGCAAgtccaccagcagcatccctcctTCGCCACTGGCCTGCATCCCACCTCCTCAGCCCCTCTCTCCTCAATGTTCCCCATCCTGTCTCCCCAGTACCCCCAAATCCCTGCAGGGGTTCCATGGCAAGACGCTATCCCCTCCGACCGTTGCTCGCCACTCGGTGCGTCCCCGCAGTGCAGAAACGCCACGCTCGCCGCTCCTCAAGAGGGTCCAATCGGCAGAAAAACTGACGGGAGGAGAAAAGACGACAGTGGGGCTCCACGGCGACAGGAAGGCCTACGGCACCCGCCGCCACACCATGGAGGTGCCTCTGTCTGAAGGGGGGGTTCtgggggatggagagggggacACACTGACCGGGTTTATCTGTGTTGGCGAGCACGGCCGCCAGGGTCTGTACAGAGGAGGGCAGAGAAGCCACCAGGATGCCGTCGGCGCGGGCAGCGAGCACCCCCGCTCCACTGCCCCCCCTCAACACCGCGGTGGCAGCCACCTCTCACCACACCACAAAGAGGTGGTGGTGATGAGGAAGCTGGCGCTGTCTGAGCGAAGGGACTCCTTCAAGAAACAGGAGGCCGTGCAGGAGACGAGTTTTGATgacacggaggagagggaggcggcaCACGGCCCAACGGATGCGTCGAAGGCATCCCGGGTCAACGCCGGGTCGGCCCAATCCGAATGCAGCGTTGACCTGGAAGGGAGAGGATCACGGGGAATGGCACAGCAGAAAGCCCAGTCAAAGGACAAAGCAACGTTTTAG